Proteins from a single region of Streptomyces vinaceus:
- a CDS encoding sugar kinase, which translates to MTALVTLGETMAVLAAERPGPLACGTPLRLGFAGAEATVAIGVSRLGHAASWIGRVGADSAGTMILDGLRGEAVDVTRARVDDAAPTGLMLRERRTPDHTRVTYYRRGLAGARLDPGDIDPELVARARVLHVTGITPALGDGPLAAVRRAVDLARAAGVTVSLDLNYRARLWNRQEAAAELNHLVARADIVFAGPDEASLVVPEADPATMARTLLGLGPREAVLKLGARGAVAVTHDGEAVQDIVPVTPVDPIGAGDAFVAGYLAGHLDGTDLPGRLLLAATCGAFAVAAPGDWEGLPRRAELDLLHGADVTR; encoded by the coding sequence ATGACCGCGCTCGTCACCCTCGGGGAAACCATGGCCGTCCTGGCGGCCGAGCGCCCCGGTCCGCTCGCCTGCGGGACTCCACTGCGCCTGGGGTTCGCGGGGGCCGAGGCCACGGTCGCCATCGGCGTGAGCCGCCTCGGCCACGCGGCGTCCTGGATCGGGCGGGTCGGGGCCGACAGCGCCGGCACGATGATCCTCGACGGACTGCGCGGTGAGGCCGTCGACGTCACCCGCGCACGCGTCGACGACGCCGCACCGACCGGACTCATGCTGCGCGAGCGCCGTACGCCCGACCACACCCGCGTCACCTATTACCGGCGCGGACTCGCGGGCGCCCGCCTCGACCCCGGGGACATCGACCCGGAACTCGTCGCCCGGGCCCGGGTCCTGCACGTCACCGGCATCACCCCCGCCCTCGGCGACGGGCCGCTGGCGGCCGTACGGCGGGCGGTCGACCTGGCCCGCGCCGCCGGCGTCACCGTCAGCCTGGACCTGAACTACCGGGCCAGGCTGTGGAACAGGCAGGAAGCCGCGGCCGAGCTGAACCACCTCGTCGCCCGCGCCGACATCGTCTTCGCCGGTCCGGACGAGGCCTCGCTGGTCGTTCCCGAGGCCGACCCCGCCACCATGGCGCGCACTCTGCTCGGCCTCGGGCCGCGCGAAGCGGTCCTGAAGCTCGGCGCCCGGGGGGCCGTCGCGGTCACGCACGACGGCGAGGCCGTCCAGGACATCGTGCCGGTCACCCCGGTGGATCCGATCGGCGCGGGCGACGCCTTCGTCGCCGGATACCTCGCCGGCCACCTCGACGGCACCGACCTCCCGGGCCGGCTCCTGCTCGCCGCGACGTGCGGGGCCTTCGCGGTGGCCGCCCCCGGCGACTGGGAGGGCCTGCCCCGGCGCGCCGAGCTGGACCTGCTCCACGGAGCGGACGTCACCCGCTGA
- a CDS encoding bifunctional 4-hydroxy-2-oxoglutarate aldolase/2-dehydro-3-deoxy-phosphogluconate aldolase translates to MTTDLAPALAVAPVIAILRSRSPRHFAATADALHEAGIRAMEFTLTTPGVLHALREYAESKPAGTALGAGTVMTPADAMRAVEAGATYLITPATCLDVIGEARRLGVPVLPGALTPSEIVAAWRAGATMVKLFPASAGGPEYLRAVRAPLPHVPLVPTGGIDLDQAPAYFAAGASALGMGSPLIGDACEGGDLEALRERAATLLDGIRS, encoded by the coding sequence ATGACGACCGACCTGGCCCCCGCACTCGCCGTCGCACCCGTGATCGCGATCCTGCGTTCCCGATCGCCCCGCCACTTCGCCGCCACCGCCGATGCCCTCCACGAGGCGGGCATCCGGGCCATGGAGTTCACGCTGACCACACCGGGCGTCCTGCACGCGTTGCGCGAGTACGCCGAGTCGAAGCCGGCCGGTACCGCCCTCGGCGCGGGCACCGTCATGACCCCGGCCGATGCCATGCGCGCCGTGGAAGCGGGCGCCACCTACCTCATCACGCCGGCCACCTGCCTCGACGTCATCGGGGAGGCCCGCCGCCTCGGCGTACCGGTACTCCCCGGCGCTCTGACGCCGAGCGAGATAGTGGCGGCGTGGCGGGCGGGCGCCACCATGGTCAAGCTCTTCCCCGCCTCGGCCGGAGGCCCGGAGTATCTGCGCGCCGTCCGGGCCCCCCTGCCGCACGTCCCTCTCGTCCCCACGGGAGGGATCGACCTCGACCAGGCCCCCGCCTACTTCGCCGCGGGTGCGAGCGCCCTGGGCATGGGCAGCCCGCTGATCGGGGACGCCTGCGAGGGCGGGGACCTGGAGGCGCTCCGGGAACGCGCCGCCACGCTGCTGGACGGCATCCGCTCATGA
- a CDS encoding peptidoglycan-binding domain-containing protein, with amino-acid sequence MSHHDASPGRAAAPAQFDRDWVRPYIAPHRPAPGDAPSTLDTGTAWWVAAQVAHESGTPSGGDVLGQPMVMSRPAHHRARRPTKRRRLRVTAALATLIGSAAVAGTYAFTRSQGSGEATAQAPAIRLDVHDAEDEPSAPPTVSRSPGPLPDPPRRTPPTAGNGPVRAPSSAPPSASTTDPLTGTSAAPTAGGRSGGASTVPPSPASPTAPADEPTLRRHDSGPQVVDLQRRLAQLGLWTLPQRGRFDQHLDEAVQWFQAKYGVRGDPPGVYGPATRRRLESLTS; translated from the coding sequence ATGTCGCACCACGACGCGAGCCCGGGGCGGGCCGCCGCCCCGGCGCAGTTCGACCGTGACTGGGTCAGGCCGTACATCGCCCCGCACCGACCCGCGCCGGGGGACGCGCCGAGCACCCTGGACACCGGCACGGCGTGGTGGGTCGCAGCGCAGGTCGCGCACGAGAGCGGTACGCCGTCCGGCGGCGACGTCCTCGGACAGCCGATGGTCATGAGCAGGCCGGCACACCACCGGGCGCGCCGGCCCACGAAGCGACGTCGACTGCGCGTCACCGCGGCCCTCGCGACCCTGATCGGCTCCGCGGCCGTCGCGGGTACGTACGCCTTCACCCGAAGCCAGGGGTCCGGCGAGGCGACGGCGCAGGCCCCCGCGATCCGGCTCGACGTACACGATGCGGAGGACGAACCGAGCGCGCCGCCCACGGTGTCCCGGTCCCCCGGCCCGCTCCCGGACCCTCCCCGGCGCACTCCGCCGACAGCCGGGAACGGCCCGGTGCGTGCACCGTCTTCCGCGCCCCCGTCCGCGTCCACCACGGACCCGCTCACCGGTACGAGCGCGGCGCCGACGGCCGGAGGCCGATCCGGCGGTGCGAGCACCGTGCCGCCCTCCCCCGCGTCACCGACCGCGCCCGCCGACGAGCCGACGCTGCGCCGGCACGACAGCGGACCCCAGGTCGTCGATCTGCAGCGGCGCCTCGCGCAGCTGGGGTTGTGGACCCTGCCCCAACGAGGCCGTTTCGACCAGCACCTCGACGAGGCGGTGCAGTGGTTCCAGGCGAAGTACGGCGTCCGTGGCGACCCGCCGGGGGTCTACGGTCCGGCCACTCGGCGGCGGCTGGAGTCCTTGACCTCCTGA
- the dgoD gene encoding galactonate dehydratase — MKITSLKTYLVAPRWCFLRVDTDEGITGWGEPVVEGRAHTVAAAVEELSDYLVGQDPLRIEDHWQVLTKGGFYRGGPVLSSAVAGIDQALWDIAGKALGVPVWQLLGGNVRDRARVYSWIGGDRPTDVAQQAAARKAEGFTAVKMNASPQLELIDTPRAVHDIVERVESVRTQVGDGFDIAVDFHGRLTLPMARRVLPLLEPSLPFFVEEPVVPEMSAHIGEVVRSTSIPIATGERLYSRWDFKPVLQQGIAVAQPDLSHAGGISEVRRIAAMAEAHDVSLAPHCPLGPIALAACLQVGFATPNLLIQEQSLGIHYNAGSDLLDYLTDRSVFRYENGHVALLTAPGLGIEVDEKAVERAAETGHRWRNPVWRRGDGSLAEW, encoded by the coding sequence GTGAAGATCACCTCCCTGAAGACCTACCTGGTCGCCCCCCGTTGGTGCTTCCTGCGCGTGGACACCGACGAAGGCATCACCGGCTGGGGCGAACCGGTCGTCGAGGGCCGCGCGCACACCGTCGCGGCCGCCGTCGAGGAACTGTCCGACTACCTGGTCGGCCAGGACCCGCTGCGCATCGAGGACCACTGGCAGGTCCTGACCAAGGGCGGCTTCTACCGCGGAGGCCCCGTCCTTTCCAGCGCGGTCGCGGGCATCGACCAGGCACTGTGGGACATCGCGGGCAAGGCGCTGGGCGTGCCGGTGTGGCAGCTGCTCGGCGGCAACGTCCGGGACCGGGCACGGGTCTACAGCTGGATCGGCGGCGACCGGCCGACCGACGTCGCGCAGCAGGCCGCCGCCCGCAAGGCCGAGGGCTTCACGGCCGTCAAGATGAACGCCTCGCCCCAGCTGGAACTGATCGACACCCCCCGCGCCGTCCACGACATCGTCGAACGGGTGGAGAGCGTCCGCACGCAGGTCGGCGACGGCTTCGACATCGCCGTCGACTTCCACGGCCGCCTCACCCTCCCCATGGCACGACGGGTGCTGCCCCTCCTGGAGCCCTCCCTGCCGTTCTTCGTCGAGGAACCGGTGGTTCCCGAGATGAGCGCCCACATCGGGGAGGTCGTGCGCTCCACCAGCATCCCCATCGCCACCGGAGAACGGCTCTACTCCCGCTGGGACTTCAAGCCCGTGCTCCAGCAGGGGATCGCCGTGGCCCAGCCCGACCTCTCGCACGCCGGCGGGATCTCGGAGGTGCGGCGCATCGCGGCCATGGCCGAGGCCCATGACGTGTCTCTGGCGCCGCACTGTCCGCTCGGCCCGATCGCACTGGCCGCCTGCCTCCAGGTCGGCTTCGCGACACCCAACCTGCTGATCCAGGAGCAGAGCCTCGGGATCCACTACAACGCCGGGTCGGACCTGCTGGACTACCTCACCGACCGGTCCGTCTTCCGTTACGAGAACGGCCACGTCGCCCTGCTCACCGCACCGGGACTGGGCATCGAGGTCGACGAGAAGGCCGTCGAACGCGCCGCCGAGACGGGCCACCGCTGGCGCAACCCGGTGTGGCGACGGGGCGACGGCTCCCTCGCCGAATGGTGA
- a CDS encoding sugar ABC transporter ATP-binding protein, producing the protein MTTAGTEPPAPAQDPGEEISVENITKRFGAVQALSGVTLTFPRGRVTALMGENGAGKSTLLKILTGDHQPTEGSILWNGRPRSLSSPHDAHKAGIRIIPQEPEIIPHVSVAENVYAGALPRTALRRLDRAELRRRITADLARLGFEKVIHPDQLGSELTPAQRQLVEILRALTGEAKVIAFDEPTSSLSENEVEALFGLIDRLRDQGIAVIYVSHRMKEIFRLADRIAVLRDGTVAGVLEARETDEGEVVRLMVGRDLSSLFVRQDVARDEVVLQLEGVTTDDVSGIDLHVRAGEVVALAGLMGAGRSELALALAGDRPIRSGRVRVNGTPLRLRSPRDAIRASIGLAPEERKAQALFLHRSIRDNTSLVSLDRLRRWRFVRSRQEKAVAQDFSDRLRVRTPSIEHEVRKLSGGNQQKVVLARWLLRKPKVLILDEPTRGIDIGAKAEIYRIIADLAREGVALLVISSELPEVLGLADRIVVMQNGRITGELNRAEATEEAVLNLAMADDLAPVTADRPLTDSADGDAR; encoded by the coding sequence ATGACCACAGCCGGTACAGAGCCACCTGCCCCCGCCCAGGATCCCGGCGAAGAGATCTCCGTCGAGAACATCACCAAACGGTTCGGTGCGGTACAGGCGCTCAGCGGCGTCACGCTCACCTTCCCCCGGGGCCGGGTGACCGCCCTCATGGGGGAGAACGGGGCGGGCAAGTCGACCCTGCTGAAGATCCTCACCGGCGACCACCAGCCCACGGAGGGGAGCATCCTCTGGAACGGGCGCCCGAGGAGCCTGTCGTCGCCGCACGACGCCCACAAGGCCGGGATCCGCATCATCCCGCAGGAGCCCGAGATCATCCCACACGTGTCGGTCGCCGAGAACGTGTACGCGGGAGCCCTGCCGCGCACCGCCCTGCGCCGCCTCGACCGGGCGGAGCTGCGCCGCCGCATCACCGCGGACCTGGCCCGGCTCGGATTCGAAAAGGTCATCCACCCCGATCAGCTCGGATCCGAACTCACTCCCGCACAGCGCCAGTTGGTGGAAATCCTGCGGGCGCTGACCGGCGAGGCCAAGGTCATCGCCTTCGACGAGCCCACTTCCTCCCTTTCCGAGAACGAGGTCGAAGCGCTCTTCGGCCTGATCGACCGGCTCCGGGACCAGGGCATCGCCGTCATCTACGTCTCCCACCGCATGAAGGAGATCTTTCGCCTCGCCGACCGCATCGCCGTCCTGCGCGACGGAACGGTCGCAGGCGTGCTGGAAGCCCGTGAAACCGACGAGGGGGAGGTCGTACGCCTCATGGTGGGCCGCGACCTGTCCTCCCTGTTCGTACGACAGGACGTCGCCCGCGACGAGGTGGTCCTGCAACTGGAGGGCGTGACCACGGACGACGTCAGCGGCATCGACCTCCATGTCCGTGCCGGAGAGGTGGTCGCCCTGGCCGGGCTCATGGGGGCCGGACGGTCCGAGCTGGCCCTCGCCCTCGCGGGCGACCGGCCCATCCGATCGGGCCGCGTCCGCGTGAACGGCACCCCCCTGCGTCTGCGCAGCCCCAGGGACGCGATCCGCGCGAGCATCGGCCTCGCCCCCGAGGAGCGCAAGGCCCAGGCGCTGTTCCTCCACCGCTCGATCCGGGACAACACCTCCCTGGTGAGCCTGGACCGGCTGCGCCGCTGGCGCTTCGTCCGCAGCCGCCAGGAGAAGGCGGTGGCCCAGGACTTCTCCGACAGGCTCCGGGTCCGCACCCCCTCGATCGAGCACGAGGTGCGCAAACTGTCGGGCGGCAACCAGCAGAAGGTCGTGCTCGCCCGCTGGCTGCTGCGCAAGCCCAAGGTCCTGATCCTGGACGAGCCGACCCGCGGGATCGACATCGGTGCCAAGGCCGAGATCTACCGGATCATCGCCGACCTGGCCCGGGAGGGGGTCGCCCTGCTGGTGATCTCCTCCGAACTCCCCGAGGTACTGGGCCTCGCCGACCGGATCGTCGTGATGCAGAACGGTCGCATCACCGGCGAGCTGAACCGTGCGGAAGCCACCGAGGAAGCCGTCCTCAACCTCGCCATGGCGGACGACCTCGCCCCCGTCACGGCCGACCGACCGCTCACCGACTCCGCCGATGGAGACGCTCGATGA
- a CDS encoding RICIN domain-containing protein, producing MTDLQLCDAIRTAGPAALPAATELRRRHGPSVSAFVRTASGSDPVSAQRAADRAMDQFLAMVAAKTDAVERPPRLSLLELVSGATSRAGSAPAGAEPDGSAGRPTGVTSGASTDSADVPPGPGLQSFVRKGFITLPPRTQAVLWHSVVEREPDERVAAITGDRPDAIPDLARRTLAACRDAFLRVHLQARPTPHCPAYARMLAAAADRADVRGNPDLTHHVDGCPGCAAALRGLVALCDTPGPLLARSLLGPAGLLYLSAATRTDEKNPDTEDTLPLPVRTAAGGGPEPASGDRQPSASVRRPTGRVLLGGAAVLITMTALAVIVPEAGGPEPRAAARAQPPQAHAEAGGAGSPAPSVSTSRSSASATPARSPSTSPSATGPSPGDGPTPSPTPTTQAATNDPVHPFRAASFVPAVNSATGLCLDVRGGTFANGVDVITAPCRTGAPVQQWRLDENGLLHNAAKPSYCLDARGSAGDGVGIWSCSAFGRAEGNNLVFSTDATGRIKPRIAPGYAVTSGSGEPGAPVTFGRTGPAAEQRWNEPAGQAP from the coding sequence ATGACCGACCTGCAACTGTGCGACGCCATCCGCACCGCGGGCCCGGCCGCCCTGCCGGCCGCGACCGAGCTGCGCCGACGCCATGGCCCAAGCGTTTCCGCCTTCGTCCGAACGGCCTCGGGCAGCGACCCGGTGTCGGCCCAACGCGCGGCGGACCGTGCGATGGACCAGTTCCTCGCCATGGTGGCCGCGAAGACCGACGCCGTGGAGCGCCCTCCTCGACTGTCATTGCTGGAGCTGGTGTCCGGGGCGACATCGCGGGCAGGGTCCGCGCCCGCGGGCGCGGAGCCGGACGGATCGGCCGGACGGCCGACCGGGGTCACTTCCGGGGCGTCGACCGATTCCGCCGACGTTCCGCCGGGCCCGGGCCTCCAGTCGTTCGTCCGCAAGGGGTTCATCACCCTTCCGCCCCGCACTCAGGCCGTCCTGTGGCATTCCGTGGTCGAACGGGAGCCGGACGAGCGCGTCGCGGCGATCACAGGTGACCGGCCCGACGCCATACCGGACCTGGCCCGCCGGACGCTGGCCGCGTGTCGTGACGCCTTCCTCCGTGTCCACCTGCAGGCTCGCCCCACCCCGCACTGCCCCGCGTACGCACGCATGCTGGCCGCCGCCGCGGACCGCGCGGACGTCCGGGGGAACCCGGACCTGACGCACCATGTCGACGGCTGCCCCGGATGTGCGGCGGCTCTGCGCGGCCTGGTCGCCCTCTGCGACACGCCTGGTCCGCTGCTGGCCCGCTCCCTGTTGGGCCCTGCCGGCCTTCTCTACCTCTCCGCCGCGACCCGCACGGACGAGAAGAACCCGGACACCGAGGACACACTGCCCCTGCCGGTCAGGACTGCGGCAGGAGGGGGGCCGGAGCCGGCTTCCGGCGACCGGCAACCGTCCGCTTCCGTACGGAGGCCGACCGGGCGGGTCCTCCTCGGAGGCGCGGCAGTCCTGATCACCATGACGGCACTCGCCGTCATCGTCCCTGAGGCCGGGGGGCCCGAACCGCGCGCGGCGGCCCGGGCGCAGCCACCACAGGCGCACGCCGAGGCGGGCGGCGCGGGATCGCCGGCTCCGTCGGTGAGCACGTCGCGCTCCTCCGCATCCGCCACACCCGCACGATCCCCCAGTACGTCGCCTTCCGCGACGGGTCCCTCGCCCGGTGACGGGCCCACGCCCAGCCCCACACCGACCACGCAGGCCGCGACGAACGATCCCGTCCACCCGTTCCGGGCCGCGTCGTTCGTTCCCGCCGTCAACTCCGCCACCGGTCTGTGTCTGGACGTCCGCGGCGGCACCTTCGCCAATGGCGTCGACGTGATCACCGCACCCTGCCGTACCGGAGCCCCCGTCCAGCAGTGGCGCCTGGATGAAAACGGGCTCCTGCACAATGCCGCCAAGCCGAGCTACTGCCTGGACGCACGCGGTTCCGCAGGGGACGGCGTGGGCATCTGGTCGTGCTCGGCGTTCGGCCGGGCGGAGGGGAACAACCTGGTGTTCTCCACCGATGCGACGGGACGCATCAAGCCTCGTATCGCGCCCGGCTACGCCGTGACGTCCGGGAGCGGCGAGCCCGGAGCCCCCGTCACCTTCGGTCGCACGGGCCCCGCGGCAGAGCAGCGCTGGAACGAGCCCGCCGGGCAAGCACCGTAG
- a CDS encoding substrate-binding domain-containing protein, with protein MLTHPHHHRPVAAAVLGLATMLVLTACSSGQETTGAAADIGKVGGKISLTYLQKQGDQEYFIGEAAGAKAKASELGIDLKVVNLGNDANKTVSEAQAAISQKSNGLILVVPDPAVGPQVVQLAKTGKVALLTSDDQICSTGPDPSACGADALVPRIGFSGEQMGGEVGKRAAEEFKKTGWNPAETRTISAWKQDVTVCTDRVNASKKAFAEAAGAPVQNIDVPTDNSPTGAQDKIAATITANAAVKHWVVWGCNDENVQGGVTALENAGFKADDVIGVGLGAYLACKNWSSGKPSGMKAALFINGRDVGALAVQTMYDKLKNGKDFPKEAFAPTKMVDASSWKDAGVTCS; from the coding sequence ATGCTCACTCACCCCCACCACCACCGCCCGGTAGCGGCCGCGGTCCTGGGCCTGGCCACGATGCTCGTCCTCACCGCGTGTTCCAGTGGCCAGGAGACGACGGGCGCCGCCGCGGACATCGGGAAGGTCGGCGGGAAGATCTCCCTGACCTATCTGCAGAAGCAGGGCGACCAGGAGTACTTCATCGGCGAGGCCGCCGGCGCGAAGGCGAAGGCGAGTGAGCTCGGGATCGACCTGAAGGTGGTGAACCTGGGCAACGACGCGAACAAGACGGTGAGCGAGGCCCAGGCCGCCATCTCGCAGAAGAGCAACGGGCTGATCCTGGTCGTTCCCGACCCGGCCGTGGGACCGCAGGTCGTACAGCTGGCGAAAACCGGCAAGGTGGCCCTCCTGACGTCGGACGACCAGATCTGCAGCACCGGTCCGGACCCCTCCGCCTGCGGCGCCGACGCCCTGGTGCCCCGCATCGGGTTCAGCGGCGAGCAGATGGGCGGCGAGGTCGGCAAGCGGGCCGCCGAGGAATTCAAGAAGACCGGCTGGAACCCGGCGGAGACGCGGACGATATCGGCCTGGAAGCAGGACGTCACCGTGTGCACCGACCGTGTGAACGCCTCCAAGAAGGCGTTCGCGGAGGCGGCGGGGGCACCGGTGCAGAACATCGACGTGCCGACGGACAACTCCCCGACGGGCGCGCAGGACAAGATCGCCGCGACGATCACCGCCAACGCCGCCGTGAAGCACTGGGTGGTCTGGGGCTGCAACGACGAGAACGTCCAGGGCGGGGTCACCGCTCTGGAGAACGCCGGCTTCAAGGCCGACGACGTGATCGGCGTCGGTCTCGGTGCCTACCTCGCCTGCAAGAACTGGAGCTCCGGCAAGCCGTCCGGGATGAAGGCCGCGCTCTTCATCAACGGCAGGGACGTCGGCGCCCTGGCGGTGCAGACGATGTACGACAAGCTCAAGAACGGCAAGGACTTCCCCAAGGAAGCCTTCGCCCCGACCAAGATGGTCGACGCCTCCAGCTGGAAGGACGCGGGCGTCACCTGCAGCTGA
- a CDS encoding ABC transporter permease → MTTTQTPATTENLPAPARKTAGGLLTSLGGQNLSLIGALVLVLALFGFLNDNYLSLANIQVIGEAVTITGLLAIVQTVVIICGGLDISVGSQAGLASVVSAMVFTSGGSNPYLGMAAAIGIGVLVGVVNGVAIVYGRVNPTIATLAGLAAYKGVAQLVSDGRAQGYVLNDALFVFLGRGKIAGVPVMIWILVVVALAVHVMLKYTDIGRNVYAIGGNDTAARLAGININKYLVAVYALIGVVAAVAGILLTARTGSGQPVSGSEGLELKAITAAALGGCALKGGKGGIGGTLLAVALLGALENGLTVEGINTFWQNVAQGALLVAAVVIQQRRSGERAVGLPH, encoded by the coding sequence ATGACCACCACCCAGACGCCGGCCACCACCGAGAACCTCCCCGCTCCGGCGCGGAAGACCGCAGGGGGCCTGCTCACCTCGCTCGGCGGGCAGAACCTCAGCCTGATCGGCGCCCTCGTCCTCGTCCTGGCCCTGTTCGGGTTCCTCAACGACAACTACCTCAGCCTCGCCAACATCCAGGTCATCGGTGAGGCGGTGACCATCACGGGGCTGCTCGCCATCGTCCAGACGGTCGTGATCATCTGCGGCGGCCTCGACATATCCGTCGGCTCCCAGGCCGGCCTGGCCTCCGTCGTCAGCGCCATGGTCTTCACGTCCGGCGGATCCAACCCCTACCTCGGGATGGCCGCCGCGATCGGCATCGGCGTCCTCGTCGGTGTGGTCAACGGCGTCGCCATCGTCTACGGCCGGGTCAACCCCACCATCGCGACGCTCGCCGGCCTCGCCGCCTACAAGGGCGTGGCCCAGCTCGTCTCCGACGGCCGCGCGCAGGGCTACGTACTGAACGACGCCCTCTTCGTCTTCCTCGGCCGGGGCAAGATCGCCGGAGTGCCGGTGATGATCTGGATCCTGGTGGTCGTGGCGCTGGCCGTGCACGTCATGCTGAAGTACACGGACATCGGCCGGAACGTCTACGCGATCGGCGGCAACGACACCGCGGCGCGCCTGGCGGGCATCAACATCAACAAGTACCTGGTGGCCGTCTACGCGCTCATCGGCGTGGTCGCGGCGGTGGCGGGCATCCTGCTGACCGCGCGGACCGGCTCGGGGCAGCCCGTCTCGGGCAGCGAGGGCCTCGAACTCAAGGCCATCACGGCGGCGGCGCTGGGCGGCTGCGCGCTCAAGGGCGGCAAGGGCGGTATCGGCGGCACGCTCCTGGCCGTGGCGCTGCTCGGCGCGCTGGAGAACGGCCTGACCGTCGAGGGCATCAACACCTTCTGGCAGAACGTCGCCCAGGGCGCCCTCCTCGTCGCGGCCGTCGTCATCCAGCAGCGCCGCAGCGGCGAACGGGCCGTCGGCCTGCCCCACTGA
- a CDS encoding DeoR/GlpR family DNA-binding transcription regulator, with protein sequence MTESAPLAAQRREVILDTVRRKGAVRVAALVEQLGVSDMTIRRDLDVLARAGSVEKVHGGAVSTSGTTCDEPGFETKSTLKSAAKAAVAEAAAQLVQPGSVVAISGGTTTFAVAHRLRDIANLTVVTNSLPVAELLRSFGAEDGSSAPTLLVTGGAPTKSASLVGPLADQAIRSLQVDLVIVGAHGVSERAGVTTPNLAEAETNRTLISAATRLAVVADHSKWGVVGLSRFADLSDIDYFVSDDGLAEQARTVLGDQVGRLILAETQGT encoded by the coding sequence GTGACGGAGTCGGCACCGCTGGCGGCCCAGCGGCGAGAAGTCATCCTCGACACCGTGCGCCGCAAGGGGGCGGTGCGCGTCGCCGCGCTCGTGGAGCAGCTCGGGGTGTCCGACATGACCATCCGTCGAGACCTGGACGTGCTCGCGAGGGCCGGATCGGTCGAGAAGGTGCACGGCGGGGCCGTGAGTACGTCGGGCACCACCTGCGACGAGCCCGGTTTCGAGACCAAGTCCACCCTCAAGTCGGCGGCCAAGGCCGCGGTCGCCGAAGCGGCCGCCCAGTTGGTCCAGCCCGGAAGTGTCGTGGCGATCTCGGGTGGGACGACGACGTTCGCCGTCGCCCACCGGCTGCGCGACATCGCGAACCTGACCGTGGTGACCAATTCCCTGCCCGTCGCGGAGCTGCTGAGGTCGTTCGGGGCGGAGGACGGCTCCTCGGCCCCGACCCTGCTGGTCACGGGCGGAGCCCCTACCAAGTCCGCCTCCTTGGTCGGGCCGTTGGCGGACCAGGCCATCCGCTCGCTGCAGGTCGACCTCGTCATCGTCGGCGCCCACGGCGTTTCCGAGCGGGCCGGGGTGACCACCCCGAACCTCGCGGAGGCGGAGACCAACCGCACACTGATCTCCGCCGCGACCCGGCTGGCCGTCGTGGCCGACCACAGCAAATGGGGCGTCGTCGGACTGAGCCGGTTCGCCGACCTGTCCGATATCGACTACTTCGTGTCCGACGACGGACTCGCCGAGCAGGCGCGCACCGTCCTCGGCGACCAGGTGGGCCGGCTGATCCTGGCGGAGACGCAGGGGACGTGA
- a CDS encoding SDR family NAD(P)-dependent oxidoreductase has product MNRFTGRTAVVTGASSGIGAASAVRLASEGAAVVLADIDEAAGTALARKIRDDGGRAEFVPCDVSSEHDWRSLKDRTHTLFGPVAVVHSNAFTHTPAPAHELPGDDWDRDMAVNLKAPYLAVRTFLDDLRAARGSFVATSSVHALCSLPGYPAYAAAKGGMCALVRQLAVEYGPQVRFNSVLPGPILTENWQDVDEEGRLLSARATALGRLGHPDEVAAAVAFLASDDASYITGTNLTVDGGWAVKKESK; this is encoded by the coding sequence ATGAACCGATTCACAGGGCGAACCGCCGTCGTCACCGGCGCCTCGTCCGGCATCGGCGCAGCCAGCGCCGTACGTCTGGCCTCCGAAGGAGCCGCCGTCGTCCTCGCCGACATCGACGAGGCGGCGGGCACCGCACTCGCACGGAAGATCCGCGACGACGGGGGCCGCGCGGAGTTCGTGCCGTGCGACGTCTCGTCCGAACACGACTGGCGCAGCCTGAAGGACCGCACGCACACGCTGTTCGGCCCGGTGGCCGTCGTACACAGCAACGCCTTCACCCACACGCCCGCGCCCGCCCACGAACTGCCCGGCGACGACTGGGACCGTGACATGGCCGTCAACCTCAAGGCGCCCTACCTGGCCGTACGGACCTTCCTTGACGACCTGCGCGCCGCCCGCGGCTCCTTCGTGGCCACGTCCAGCGTGCACGCACTGTGCAGTCTGCCGGGCTATCCGGCCTACGCGGCGGCGAAGGGGGGCATGTGCGCGCTCGTCCGCCAGCTCGCGGTCGAGTACGGGCCGCAGGTGCGGTTCAACTCCGTCCTGCCCGGTCCGATCCTCACGGAGAACTGGCAGGACGTGGACGAGGAGGGACGCCTGCTCTCTGCCCGTGCCACCGCCCTGGGACGGCTGGGCCACCCCGACGAAGTAGCGGCCGCGGTCGCCTTCCTCGCGTCCGACGACGCCTCGTACATCACCGGCACGAACCTGACCGTGGACGGCGGCTGGGCCGTGAAGAAGGAGTCCAAGTGA